A region from the Malus domestica chromosome 07, GDT2T_hap1 genome encodes:
- the LOC103438502 gene encoding polygalacturonase-like, producing the protein MQLCLCQKVKVTMFSQSQFLSVLLIILASFPFSFSSDLGNPLVVLDLHRHHRTRRLQSTSANNFTVNVDRFGAKGDGGDDTQAFMKAWEKACSSERGVELVVPKDRVYHLKPMNFSGPCKSHVTLKIYGTIKASTKRSDYTDRRHWILFTNLNNFTVEGGGTINGNGRKWWQNSCKVNESLPCTLAPNAVTFFGCNTLEVDNVRFRNAQQMHLSFESCVNVKASNLIVTAPGDSPNTDGIHVTATQNIRISNCLIRTGDDCISIVSGSKNVRAEDITCGPGHGISIGSLGAGNSQAEVSDVVVSRAKITGTTNGLRIKTWQGGSGNATNIRYKNVMMANVSNPIIIDQHYCDQDSPCQEQDSAVKISNVVYENVKGTSASKVAVKFDCSKRFGCQEILLKDVNLRPLANGIAQASCEHVDLSHSGTVSPKCSSLI; encoded by the exons ATGCAATTGTGTCTGTGTCAAAAAGTGAAAGTTACAATGTTTTCACAAAGCCAGTTTCTCTCAGTACTTCTCATAATATTAGCTTCGTTTCCCTTCTCTTTTAGTAGCGACCTAGGGAACCCACTAGTTGTACTTGATCTTCATCGTCACCATCGAACAAGAAGGCTTCAATCAACTTCAGCAAATAATTTTACAGTAAATGTGGATcgttttggagcaaaaggagaTGGAGGGGATGATACCCAG GCATTTATGAAGGCTTGGGAGAAGGCTTGTTCTTCTGAAAGAGGTGTTGAGCTTGTGGTTCCTAAGGATAGGGTCTATCATCTGAAGCCAATGAATTTCTCCGGCCCTTGCAAATCTCATGTCACGCTCAAG ATCTATGGAACCATCAAAGCCTCTACCAAACGATCAGATTACACGGATAGACGGCATTggattttgtttacaaatttgaatAACTTTACAGTTGAAGGTGGTGGCACCATCAATGGCAATGGAAGGAAATGGTGGCAAAACTCATGCAAAGTTAATGAATCCCTT CCTTGCACGCTCGCACCAAAT GCCGTGACTTTCTTCGGTTGCAACACTTTGGAAGTAGACAATGTGAGGTTCCGAAATGCCCAGCAAATGCATCTATCTTTTGAGTCGTGTGTGAATGTAAAAGCTTCGAATCTCATAGTGACCGCACCAGGCGATAGCCCAAACACAGATGGAATCCACGTCACAGCAACACAAAATATTCGGATAAGCAACTGTCTCATTAGAACAG GTGATGACTGTATTTCGATAGTAAGTGGGTCAAAAAATGTTCGAGCTGAGGATATAACCTGCGGACCAGGTCATGGAATTAG CATTGGAAGCTTAGGAGCTGGAAATTCACAAGCAGAGGTTTCAGATGTGGTGGTTTCTAGAGCCAAGATTACTGGCACCACTAACGGATTAAGAATAAAGACTTGGCAG GGCGGGTCTGGGAATGCAACAAACATCAGATACAAAAATGTTATGATGGCCAATGTGAGCAATCCAATTATCATAGACCAACACTATTGCGATCAGGATTCACCGTGCCAAGAACAG GATTCAGCTGTGAAAATAAGCAATGTGGTATATGAGAATGTGAAAGGCACAAGTGCTTCAAAAGTGGCAGTGAAATTTGACTGCAGCAAGCGTTTCGGATGTCAAGAAATTTTGTTAAAAGACgtaaacctaagacctctagCCAATGGAATTGCCCAAGCTTCGTGTGAGCATGTCGATTTAAGCCATAGCGGAACAGTTTCTCCAAAATGCTCTTCGTTAATTTAA